The genome window TTGCAAAAGTGGGAGTGCAAGGATGAGGAAGGTGATGAAAGAAACAATTAGCTGTCTCGTGGCTTCATTTAGATCAGTGAAAACAGTGCCATGGGAGCACTGATGGTCTATTATTTTTCACTCCAAGTTGAAGTTGAAGTGGCATTTAGGTGTTTGACATTTTCTGGACATATGAAGATGATGGTTTCTGTCTGCTAAAGTTCATGATGTGGAGTTTGCTTTGCTGCTTCAGAGCCATGGGGTTGGAAGTTCGCATCTATGGTAAGAGGATTTGACATGAGACGGGAAAATACTCACGAGTCCAGAATGCTGCACAAAGCTTGTTTCGGCCCGTCTTCTCTCCTTCAACCTCTCTCAGAACCCAGCAGACCTTAGCTTGCCATCATCTTCCTTAACGAAATTTACAACTTGTAATGGGTCAGACTTAATCCAGTTATGAGTAAGATGTAGAGTAGCAGCAGTGTTGAGTCTCACCAGCATTGCCAAAGCTTCTGCTATCAGAGGGTTGGAAGCTTCAGTAGTTCCTCCACCAAGCCACATCAGAGTATTGGAAGAGCTCCTTGTTGGGAACCCAACGCCTACAAGAATGGTCCCTATTGCCATGCTAAGGCTAGGAGCAGGAGGGGGACGACTATTGAAGGGGAAGCGACGAGCATGGGGAGGGACGGAGACAGTGACCAATTGCCTCTAACCCTATGGGAAGTCACTGTAGCAGGGCTGAGGACGATAGAAGTTTGCGGACCTTCGATGACGTTGCCGCCACCCTTACCGAGGGAAGAGGGGTTAGTGGGTTTGGAGTTGACAGGAGCAAGTCCATTTCGAGGGACAATAATTGGAGGTACAGTGTGATAGATGAGATGGGGATGTTAATGGATCGGATTCGGGTTTATTGGCAAACTCCTCTCCTGAGGCGACTTTCGGATCTTGGAGGGCACCCCATCGGGTCAAATCCAATTATGCACAGCAGTTTCAGAATCAACGGATTGATTGGAATGAGGGGTGGCGTGATTGGGTTGTTTGTTACACCTCCAGTTGGGCTGCTTCTGGAGTCTGACCCACGGGTCGTCTCCTACCTCTCGTTGGTCTTCAGGAAACCTGGAAGAAGCTATTGCAAGTGGTTGAGAAGGTTCTGACAAGGAAGGGGAAGAGTAGTGGTCTGTCCTATGGGAAAGTTCTGAGAAACTCGAGGGGAAATGTTTCGTGTGGAATTTACCATAGAGGGAGTTTCTCTGTTCCTCCCAGGCAGGGATGAGCTCCGTCGGGTCGAGTTCTATAGTTAAAGACGATAGAGACTGTATTTTCAGCTATTTAACTTCAAGGGCAATCTCAAGTCTCCACGCTCCCACGCCATGACCACCTCGGTTTTGCAGAGTTGCTCAGAGAGGAGGGGGACCATAAGGGGAGGCCTCAGGATCAGAGAGTCACGGGGGAGGCATAGGGGCCGCGGATGAGGTGCTGGAGACAGGGGTGTGGGTGGGAGGCTGGGAGAGAGTTCCATCAACGGGGGAGGGAGGAGGTCGCGGTGCACGGGAGGAAGGATTCGTCTGAGGGAAAGGGTCTGGAGGCTCAGACTCCGGCTCCATTTGTCTCTCAGCTATCCATCCCCGGTAACTCTGGTCCACCTGAAGAAGAAATCACGTGGTGAACGCAACAGCTTGCTGCCTCCATGTCTCAGTCCCCCAACACGAGCATGCCTTCGCCATCCATGGCCTACTGAGCTCGGCTCAGAGCGAAGTAGGATTCCGGAGGTAGAAGTTCGTATGAAGCACCAGACGGCCACAAAACACTATAATTCCGGAGGTAGAAGTTCGCATGAAGCACCAGACGACCACAAAACACTATTTGTCGCCGTCGGCATGATTAGTGGGTCACTGGCGATTTACTCGCGCATGGCCACGAAGACGACCGTCGCGCTTCCACGACGTGGGCCTATAACAATGGACGGACTCGCAGTCGTTCACCAGTGTCACTCGTATGTTTGTCGTTTGAGCGGTCCGTGTCTGCTCCTTGATCCTCGCCGGAGCTTACGCAGATGCTGGCGAATGGTAGGTGCATCGTGACAGTAAATTAATGAAGCAAGTTGCAGGCTATTACTTCACCTTCACCTGCATTTTGTTCTTTCTTCAATCCTAAAGGTAGAAATATAAGTATATCTTAAAGGTAATTGTGCCTATTGTTTAAGCCGTTGATTAATCTGCCGACACTGTCCAAGGCTAAGTTCCAATGGCCAGTCATCATCACCAAAAGGAACGAAAAGGGCACAGCAACTACTAACAGGAAATAAAGTGTGGAAAAAGCAGCAGTAAAAAGGGCCATGAAGGCAACTGAGAAGTGACTCTGTCTTTGGCTGTAGAATAAACTGAATGAACTCAAATATACACATCAGAATTACATGATCTGAAAACATTCAAACTCTGTCAGCATTTGAAAAGAACTGCAGGAGCCAAAATTTTCAGTCATCAAGTACAAATGGCCTTACAGAAGTTACatattgattgagaaaaaagaATGTAGCAGAAAGATCTGAGATGACGAGGTCGACAAGAATCTTATATATGGTCTTATTGCTCCAATGTGAGACGGCAATTTGCAGTGTAGTGTGTCAAAGATGACGAACTAGTATTTAGATTGGAATCTCTTGACTGATACTTGCATATGGTATAATAGTTTGCATGCCTTCGTGTTTCTCTTCTGTATGGTTGACCACAACCATTCTTCACCTTCTCAGTTGATCTGCTCCCCGATGAGATCGAGCCCCACGAGAAGGAACGACACACCTTGGAAGAGAAGGAAGTAGAAGTGAATTCCCTGAGCAGACAACAGGCTGCGAGCTGCGGCCACCAGGAGGAGGAGCGCAAGAGCTAACTCCTTCTTGTAGATCTTGTTCGTCTTCTTGACAGCAGGGGTAGCAGCAGCTCTCTGTTCTTGTTCCTTCAATCTGTTCAGCTCACCGAGTCCGCCCTCTGATGCTCCTCTGTAGAGCGTCGGAAGAGCGAAGCTCTTCGACTCCCTCTCCGCTGCCTCCAACAAGTCCGACTCCGATGACCTGCCTGTTTTCTTGGTGACCACCCACTCATACGAACTCCCCAGCTGGCACAGGCCCGAGACCATGGCATTGAACTTCGTGACGGACATTGTGTTCTCGAAGAGAAGGTAAGGCACAATGAAAGGGAAAGATCTCAGGGCAGGGAGGATATTGAGGATGGACATGAGGACAGGCACGTAGCAGATTACCCAAACGGGTAGCTCAGCCTCGGGGACGAACATGGAGAAGGGGAGAATTACGCAGAACAATGTGAAAGAATAGAATGGAAGGATCAGCTTCCTCAGCAGGAAGAACAACAGGATCAAATTTGCTTTCTTCCATATAGATATCTGCAGAAGTCGTCATTCTGATCTCTTAGACATGCATTGCAGACACATTAAGCTGGTTCAATTTCAGGGAAACGCCAACCTTTGAAGCGATGATGTCCGGAAGGCATAGACGAAAGAGCTGCATCGGGCCGGAATGCCATCGGTGCTGCTGCTTCCGGTAAGCCTCGTAGGATTCTGGGATTTCACACAGGACCTGCCTCCTCACACAGAGATAGCTGAATGATTTCATGGAATGATGGAAGAAACATGACACTACGAGATCGATTTGGTTTGGCTACCTTGACATCGTTCAAGAACATGAACTTCCAACCCTTGAGGTGGGCACGAACAGCAATGTCCATGTCCTCTACGGTTGTCCTCTCGAGCCAACCTCCGGACTCCTCCAATGCTTTGATCCTCCAAACGCCCGCAGTCCCATTAAACCCGAAGAAGTTGCAGAAGACTCCATTCACCTGCTGCTCCACCTCGAAATGGAAGCAGAGGTTGATGTACTGGAGACGAGTCAACAGGTTCTCATCCCTGTTCACGAAGCTCCACCGTGCCTGGACTAATCCGAGCTCAGGATTTCCCTGGAACACAAATTAATGCACAGCTAGCATCACTCGAACTCGCCCTTCACAccaatcaagaactactggatgtGTTTACCTTAAAATGTGGGATGGTGAGCTTGAGGAAATCAGGGTCTGGTTGGAAGTCTGCATCGAATATCGCGACGAACTCGTAGTTCCGGACATAGTGGCAGCTCATTGCTGATTTCAGATTCCCAGCTTTGTAACCAGTCCTAACCATTCGGTGCCGATAGACGATGTTTACGCCTCGCTGACTCCACTTGGAAACCTCTGCTCTGATCAAGAACTGGATGGATTCGTCATCGGAATCATCCAGCACTTGAACCAGCAATCGGTCTTTAGGCCAGTCGATTTGGCAGACAGCAGAAATCGATTGCTCGTACACCTGACAAATCCAAAAACTTAGGAACATCAACTGAAGACATCGCATAGATATGGAGCTGAAAACTGGAATTTGGCTCATTACCTCCCTCTCATTGCACATAGGAATCTGAACGAGGACCATGGGATACTGGTACTCGGGACCATCACCTGACTTGAATGGATCCTCATCTATCCTTGGTTTTATCTTGTTCAACTTGATCCAGAAGCAACCCAGGCACAAGATCATCCTATCTGTAGACTGTATGATGAACAGAATTATGCAGATGTAGGACAGTATCTGAATCGGGTAGGCGATGTAGTCAGCTCGGAACGAGAGCCACGAGAGATACGCCAAGTGCAGCCATCCTTGAACCTCGATCTTCTTTGGCATGTGCAAGTTTTCTGGGAGATGCAAATTTGGCTTCGGGAAGTGCCATCCATTTCTGTAAGCAACAAGCTCAAAGGTAAAAGCTATTAGAGACAACGCCAAGAACATCCTCAAGAGCTTCAACAGCAGCCTGGCTTTGCGAGGCTTGTCGCTCTGCGCCTCCGCTCCTTGCCGCGAGACCAGCCTTCTCTTGATGACGCCAAGCAAAGTCCAGAGTGCCGCCGCCACCCAAGCGACGCAACCCACGGCGCGGTGAGCCTTGAGGAGCAGCACCCAGGTGAACTGCTTGGCGTTCTTCCCTCGGTCCTTGTCCATGGATCGGAATGATTCTTGTTCATCATCGGGGCCATCGATCTGGAGCACCGAATAGTTAGGATTCTCCATCGTCACCACCACCGGGGTGCCTTTCCGCGAATCCTTTACCCACCAGTCAGAAAAATCCGACCTTGGAGCCATTGCCACCTTCCTGAAGGGTAACCCAACCCAGCCCAAGAAAGTGGAGAAAAAACAGTGGACCAGAAGACACCTTGACAGACCAAAATCTAGAAATGGAGCATCCCGTCAAATTCTAACATCAAAATTTGATTTTGAAGCAAGAAACAAAGAATTCAGCACAGCTTCCTGCATTCCACATCGAATGCAAGTGAGAACTGGAGAGCAGACAGCAAGAGGAGCCAGGTTTAAatgtcttcttcctcccctcccaCAAGGCAACAACATACAGGAGAAGGTTATCTGCAGTTGTAAAGCTCGAATGCATGTGGGTGTTATTCATTGTCTCGAACAAGCAAACGCTCCATTCCTTTCAACTTTCCTGATGCATCCATGGGCGGAATGTGACGGTATTTACTCCGCCAATTTCCCGTACCAAATACATGTCACTCATATATATATCTGCGTAAAAGAGATAAAAAAGAGAGATGACAACTCACAGATTGTACTCCCAACATATCAGGATCGCAGGCGACTTCTAAGAAGCCTCAGGAAATGGTGAGAGGACGATCACCTCAGTACAAGTAGCTCAACAACGCCGTAGTGATCTCCCAACATGAACTGTATCAGCTAAAGGGGAACTGAATAAATCAGGCAACAGCTGGCGATGTTTAATGACTAGCAAATGGAGAGCGGTGAGAGAGGTGGGATGCTTTACAGAGACTACACTCCAAGCTCATCTTTTAGTGATTTGGGGGAGGCAAGTTAAAGATGGCAGCACAGCCTCCAGTGTTGCATCTCCTTGCTTGCTGAAAGAGACAAGGACAGGGCACCAGCGGATGGCAGTAACACAAGTAGGAAGTTTGGTGAGAGGTCTTTTAGCAAGACAAGTATcaccatttctctctctctctctctctctctctctctctttgaattAGAAAGATGGAGGACAGCCTCCTCTCCCCTGATTAATATACTTGGACTttagctttttttttcctttttccagaTAATTTATTGGAAGCTTTAGCTTTGATTCGAAATGGTGACACCAACCCAGATAAAATATGAAAGCATATCTCAATGAACAACATGGCAATCTTACATGGTAAAGAAAATGTGTGGCTTTTCTTACAATTAGGACTGCTTGGCTTTGTTAGACAGTTTCTTGTTCTTTTGTGTTAGGAGAAACATCTTAATCTTATCTAGGAAGACAACACCATTACATTTTAAAGCAACAATAAACACATTGGAAATTTGGTTCTGTAGCTTCGGGATTTAATCTCCAtcacataataaaatataatgtaTTAATAAAATTCCTCCAAAAGCCAGCTTATGGAGTTTACATAAGAAAAATTTTGGAAGATATTATTTTATATGAGTCTAATCTATCTgtaaaataagattaaaaaaatgattttaattactAAGCACACATTTTATTAATTGATAAATACATATGAGTTTATGAACTAATTTTATGACAACTCTATGGATGAGTGTCATCTATTTGTGAAATAATTCACAAGCTTATAACTTTTCATGAGTTTATGAATGAGATTATCTATGAACTTACTATTGAATTGTTCATGAGATTATATAATTTACTTAAGTATAGAACTTTTAAATTAGATGAATTAATTAGAAAAACATGGAGCTTCTCATGAACAATTGATTTACTTACACCCCTAATCCTAATTGTGGTTGTGTGCAAACTGTACCATAGAAACTAATCAAACTATTACATCAGTTAAGttgattaaaattataataaaaatcaatatgattttataaattgaaaaaataaaaataattatacccCTATGAATTATTCTAATATGTAGTCTTCAAATaactaaaattttcatcatacataataatattttaacaaAGGAAAGAACACTGCAAATCTAGAATTAATAATGAAGAATCAAACCTACATGGTCAACTGGTTTTTGTTCATATTGTGTTGAGCATCAAAGTTACTTTCCGACAGTGACCAAGAAACCACCACCACCTAAGCCACTATTAATTGGAATGGAAACAATGTTGTTCTTCCAAATCATCACCAAACATAAATCTTAAAAAAAGATTGGTATTATCTATTTATTTAATTCTGATTTTTGATAGGGCACCATGAAAAGACAGCTCAACTACATGCTAACTGAAGGACATAATTCCTTTGTCTTAGATGTTCATGGCTCATTTATTGCAACAGCAGTAATTGAACCTTCatgattcatttttttgttttcttctataTTTCCATATTGCATAAATCTCttttgtagatttttttttttcatggttGAACTGAAGTTGATCAGCTTAatgacaaaaaaaacaaaaaaaggaaagcaaaaaggctATTTCTGTTCTTGTGTTACTTCATTAACCAGAATATTGTAAAAGGATAAAAAACCAGATAAAAAGTAGGAAAAAAACTCCAAGTAGATAATGTAATATACACCAAATTTTCCATATTTGTTAAGTAAACTGCCACATAATTAACTTCTACAAGAAGATTATTATTGTTAAATGAAGAAATCTACAAAGGGgaaacaattttttattatacTACTCATAGTTGAAGGATGTGGTTGTACCTTAATAGGATTACTTTATTCATAGAGGATCAAGGTATGAGGTTTACGACTAGAAGAAACTTCTTGTATCAAGATTGCAATATATGCTTGCAGATTTGCAATGATCTTTCTGGTCTTTTCCAAGTCATAAAAATTGGTACTTTGTGAGCTCCAATAGATCATAATGCAGAAATATGCAATTAGCTGATACATTTTTTTATCAGATTAGTGTTTCTCAGATCAGCATATTTCTTGGCAGCCACAAGGCAAACAGGAATATTTGGAGCCATTCACTTGGTGTCTAATGAACATCTCAAATCATGGACAGTATTCTGTTCCCAAGAAGAAACATTTCAGAAGACATCACTGACATCTATCCTTCACCAACTGTTGTCTAATGGAAATGATGTTTGACCTTAACAGTCAGCTATTCCCAAggggaaaaaaaatcatcataatcTAACATAGagatttttaatgtttttatgatTCTTGGACAACCAACAACCTGATTATTTATGCTTTGTTGCATGTAGATAAAAGTGTGAAGAAAGGTACTTTAACTCAGATGTGATACAAGACTCTTTCAATTATAGAGCTGCATTCACCTTAAACTAGGCTTTAGATGATGGGGACTACTTGATCTCATTCAAGTCTTCtctcaatgattttttttttccttgaggaaaaagaagaaaaactagGGTGATTAGGATTGACCCATTAGCTGGATTGTGTCCTTGTAGCTTAAGAAATTAGAGACCTGTTGTTAACCAGCTCAATAATTTTTACTGTGCATAATTCTCTCAAAAAATTATGGATGTTGGAatttctataataataataataataatgataatttggGAATGTTATTTATCTTTCTTATATATAATAACAACTACAATGGATTGTAGCAAAGTCCAATAAGTCTCCATCCACTTGACTGTTATTTTATGtataaaaattcatatatatagcTTGTGATGACTATAACATTGAACTATTTCTTAAATAGTAGTAATGAAGTATTAGTTGGGTGGAATGATTCATTAGTCTTAAAATACCTTAGTAATTAAGTTATTGGGTGGAATGATACCTTAGTCTTAAAATTACTTACTTTAATCCAAAAATGAAGCACgaaattttatatttatgattaatcTTAAACCTTTCAAATCATGCTGCTAATACAAACTATAATATCATTTTTTCCCCCCCAAAACAGTGACTTAATAGGAGCCTAATAGCTTCCTTACATCTCAAGATGTTTGTGAGAGAAATATCATAGCTAACCTAATGCATACATACCACGCGATAGTCTTAATATTATATGAGTATACATTTATgcattcttaatattatgccAGAAATACTTATAAaatctataaaataatatttcgATTTCACATATATCTTTTACTTATATCCTATAGTAAGTCAGTATCTCCATCTATCATTTTCATCAATCATGTtcttcataagaaaaaaaaaaaaaaaaaatcaaggattTGTTTTTGTGATCGAATTGGTTCCATCAATCGGATTTGGGTCCATAATCTCCCGTTGGTGCAACCCGTCCGAAATGTTCAATAATTTTCGGAGTCACTTCCTGCGGCCCGTACCCGCTTATAAGGAtccgactcctgcagcatcgttGCGGTTTCGAACCCGGGTTATTTTGAACGAGTTTGGTGATCCGAAACCCGCTAACGACCATCTTCGGGCCCTAATTTTGACACCAAAACCGCGAGCGCCCGCACAGGGGTTTCCGCACGGCCGCCTTCCTCCGAGCTCGGCAGTGGCGAAGCGGAGCCGCCGAGGCTCTATCCTTCGATCGAGGACGAGAGTGGAGCAGACAGAATGTGGAATTTGGCCCGTGTAGCGTGGAATCTGcggcagtctcggagactgtcctTTGCGATTCCGCCTTCCATCTCTGCCACTCAAATCGATCCGTCGTTCTTTAAGGTTCTTCTTTGTCTTTCTCTGTTGCATCGATTCGTGACGGTTTTTGTTTAGGATTTTACTTGTAAGGTTTAAGGCTGAGATGATCATGCATTGTGTTTATGGAATGAATGAGTGTTCTTTTGCAGCGGGGTTTGCCTTTGACCACATGTAAAGGTTTTTCCACCCTCGAGACTCAAGAAAGTGGAGGCCTGATTCCGTCGGAGTTACTAACAAAGAAGAGTGTTCTTAGGCCAGATCGTGATATAGGTAACATCTTTTTTCCCTTGTTGTGGTGGTGTCGTGCTTTGGTACTTATATTGCTGCATTATCGTACTTTACATTTGTTGTGATACTTTAGCATATCATTGCAATTGCCAAAAGAATCCATTTTCTTCAATTCTGATAATCCTGCATGCGTAGCAGTTATCATCAAGGATATCAGTTTTTAGTGTTGTCAATGAAACCGGTTGCATTTGATCGTACATCTGATGACTTAGAATTAGACTTATCAATAAATTTTATATGCCAAAACCATACATCTTCATCGGATACTTGAAATTTCTAATAAATGGGGTATAAGCCACAGGGTAAGTTAGAGAAATATTCTATTGCTGATATTAAATACGATAACTTATGGAGAGAAGAGGAGAGTAGAGGGACCTCTGTTTGTTTTGATG of Musa acuminata AAA Group cultivar baxijiao chromosome BXJ1-7, Cavendish_Baxijiao_AAA, whole genome shotgun sequence contains these proteins:
- the LOC135679203 gene encoding probable xyloglucan glycosyltransferase 5; amino-acid sequence: MAPRSDFSDWWVKDSRKGTPVVVTMENPNYSVLQIDGPDDEQESFRSMDKDRGKNAKQFTWVLLLKAHRAVGCVAWVAAALWTLLGVIKRRLVSRQGAEAQSDKPRKARLLLKLLRMFLALSLIAFTFELVAYRNGWHFPKPNLHLPENLHMPKKIEVQGWLHLAYLSWLSFRADYIAYPIQILSYICIILFIIQSTDRMILCLGCFWIKLNKIKPRIDEDPFKSGDGPEYQYPMVLVQIPMCNEREVYEQSISAVCQIDWPKDRLLVQVLDDSDDESIQFLIRAEVSKWSQRGVNIVYRHRMVRTGYKAGNLKSAMSCHYVRNYEFVAIFDADFQPDPDFLKLTIPHFKGNPELGLVQARWSFVNRDENLLTRLQYINLCFHFEVEQQVNGVFCNFFGFNGTAGVWRIKALEESGGWLERTTVEDMDIAVRAHLKGWKFMFLNDVKVLCEIPESYEAYRKQQHRWHSGPMQLFRLCLPDIIASKISIWKKANLILLFFLLRKLILPFYSFTLFCVILPFSMFVPEAELPVWVICYVPVLMSILNILPALRSFPFIVPYLLFENTMSVTKFNAMVSGLCQLGSSYEWVVTKKTGRSSESDLLEAAERESKSFALPTLYRGASEGGLGELNRLKEQEQRAAATPAVKKTNKIYKKELALALLLLVAAARSLLSAQGIHFYFLLFQGVSFLLVGLDLIGEQIN